Genomic segment of Methanocorpusculum sp.:
ATCGACTTCTGTTCCTTTGGAACGAACGACCTTGTCCAGTACACGCTCGCAGTTGACCGGAACAATGGTCTGATCGGCGAGATGTACGAACCCGAACACCCGGCGGTCAAACGCCTTATCTCAAGTTGTGTCGCCCAGTGCAGGGAAGCAGGCGTGGAATGTTCCATCTGCGGTCAGGCAGGATCCGATCCAAAGTACGTCAAGTGGCTCGTAAACGAGGGTATCTCCAGCGTTTCCGCAAACATCGACGCCATCCAGAAGATCAGAGAGACCGTTGCAAAAACGGAAAAACAGATCATTCTGAATGCAGCACTGAAGAAAAACTAACCACATATTATTTTTAGCGTGATTTTTCATGGAGGAGAAAGGATGCAAAAGGGAGGAGGTCATCTCCTTCTTATCCGGATATCGGGCAGAGGATTTGCATCACGACCATATCCTCAGTTCGATGTGTACGATCCCGCACGAGATCGCGGTTTCCGTACATGAACTGTTTAGCGGCACGAACCTTGGCGACCCGGGACTTTTCCCAGGCACAACAAAAATCGAAGATCTGCTGGTACATTCGCTCGGCGAACTCATGCATCACCCGGGAGCCGGCGGATATGCGACCTCGGGCGGGACCGAATCGAACCTTCAGGCGATTCGTATCGCGAAAAAACTGAAGCCTGAAATCAGAAACCCCAACATCGTCGTTCCGGCATCCGCTCACTTTTCTTTCGATAAGACCTGCGATATGCTCGGACTTGAGATGCGGATCGCACCATACGGTGAAAATTACACTGTTGACTGCGACAAGATGGCGGAGCTTGTCGATAAAAATACCATATCGATCGCAGCGATCGCCGGCACGACCGAGTACGGTATGATCGATGACGTCGAGAGGATCGCAAAGATCGCCATCGAAAACGACCTCTTCTATCATGTTGATGCAGCATTCGGCGGAATGGTCATCCCGTTCCTGCCAAACCCGGTACCATTCGACTTCGAAGTTCCGGGAGTCTCCTCGATCTCGCTCGACCCGCACAAGATGGGTTTGAGTACGATACCCTGCGGATGTCTGCTCCTCCGGAAACCGGAACAGTTTGGAACGCTCAACGTAGATACGCCGTATCTGACCGTAAAAAAAGAGTGCACTCTTGCCGGGACCCGACCGGGAGCGGACGTTGCCGGCGCCTATGCCGTCATCAAACTCCTTGGAAGAGAAGGGTTCCGTGCGGTCGTAGCCGGCTGTATGGAAAACACCCGGCGTCTCGTCGAAGGGATGGAAACGTTTGGATATACACGTGCCGTCGATCCGGTCATGAACGTTGCGACGTTCGAAGCAGGACCGGTTCCAGAAGGATGGATCGTCTCGCACACCCGTGCAGGTCATCTCAGATTTGTCTTGATGCCCCACGTGACCCGCGATGTTATCGAAAACTTCCTTGCGGACGTCGCAAAAATCAACTAATTTTTTTACACATCTTCTTTTACAAGATCCGATCCGTCCCAGATAAACACCGTCGCTTTCCCTGTTTTCAGAAATGCACGGACCCGGAGATCGTGATCTTTTCTCACGAACCGAACACCTTCGTCGGAAAACTTCTGCAGAACGGCTTTGTGGAAGGCGATCTCCTGTTCCAGAAATGCGATCTCATACGTGATCGTCTGCCGGGCAATCTCTGCACATTCCTGATCGGAGATCAGATGGTCATACTCCCCATGCTCGTCGAGACCGGATATCTGCCGCCAGTCGATCTTTCCCCGTTCATCAGGTTCCCGGTGAAGCATATACGGATAGACCCGGCAGATGGCAAACCGCTGATCATAGATTTTGCAGTGTTTGGTCTCATCCAGAAACACACAATCTCCATTCTCTTGTGTTTTGAGAGCATACCCCGACACATAGAAGTTCCCATACGGATCCGAGTAGGGAAAATCAGGTGCGGGCATCAGTGACTCCGGTGAAAACGTTTTCAGACGGCGGGCATCTTCCGCGAGAAGAAACACATGACCGTTGAACGCTTTTGTGCAGCATTTTCCGCAGCAGGTACAGGAAAACCCGATCTCTTTGATGATTCGCTCCAGGTCCTCTTTTGGATACTTTTTGAGAAGGACAAGTTCCTCCTCCAGCTCCTTTAGATTCTGCATCGGTGCTGCTGCCATTTAGAACTCCTTTTTCTCATAGAGCCTGACCGACACGAAGTACGAGGCGATGAATGCCGCAACCGAGACTACTGCCGTGATCAGAATATAGATAAGGAGATTTCCGGTGAGCGATTCTCCAAAGAGCGCAAACCAGCCGACCAGAAGGATCCCGATGACGGCCATCAGAACAAACATCATATATCTGGCTTTTTCCGAACCGAATTTGTAGAGAAGTGGAAACAGGAGGGAGCCGTAAAATACACCAAGTGCACCGACGAGAACGATGAACCAGAACGGAGTTGCATTCGCCGGCATCAGATAATACGAAACACCGGCAATGATTCCCGAAATCAGAATCGAGACGCAGAAGAATATGATCGTCATCAGATACTTGGACGTAACGATATCCTTTCTGGTAACCGGCATCGTTAAGGCATACCTGTCCCACTTCGCCATATCATCCATCGTGAGGGATGTCATTGGCAGAAGAGCGGCAAATATCATCAGCAGGAAGTAGACGGTCATGGTATTTCCCATCGGAATGAAGACTATCCCGAAGATAAGAAACATAAAGACCAGGGTCTTGGTCATTGGCCGAAGGTTCAGCAGATCCTTCAGCATAAGTCCTGATAACCATGAAGATGTTTTCATACTGCCTTCCCCCGTGCATAAAACACCATGACAGATTCGGTCGAAACCGGATCCACGATCATCTCCGGATGCCGAGCGATGAATCTCATCTTGTCTTTGATCAGGACCTCGCAACCAAACTGATTTGTCCGGTAGGTAAGGAAAGATGTTTTGTCAAGAGCATCGAACTCCTCGATACTGCATTTGAGAATGCCCATGTCGTCCAGTATCTCATCTTTTGACTTGGAAAGAACGATCTTTCCCTCATGAATGAAGGTGAGGTAATCGGCGATCTTATCGAGATCGCTCGTTATGTGCGAGGAGAGAAGGATCGAGTGTTCCTCGTCCTGAATAAACTCAAGGAAGATATCCAGGATCTCTTCACGGATGACCGGATCGAGTCCGCTAGTCGGTTCATCGAGGATCAGCAGATCCGGGTGATGGGAAAGGGCGGCGGCGATCCCGAGTTTCATCTTCATTCCCCGGGAGTACTCTTTGATCTTTTTCTTTTCCGGAAGATCAAACTGTTTCAGATATCGGAGATAAAGGGGATCGTCCCACGTCGAATAGATCTTTCCAAGGATCTTCGAAACATCACCTGCGGTGAGCGTGTCGTGAAAACTGCATTCATCGAAGACGACACCGATACGGTTCTTGATTTCCTTTTCATGCTCTGCAAAGTCAAGCCCAAACATTTTCACCGAACCGCTGGATTTTTTCGCGATCCCGAGCATGGTCTTTATCGTTGTGGTTTTTCCTGCTCCGTTTTCCCCGATAAAACCCATGATGCTTCCTTTCGGAAGACAAAATGAAACGTTTTTGAGGGAAAAATCCGGATATTCCTTACATAATTCATGTACACAAATTGCGTCAGACATTGTTATTCTCCATTATAGATGATCTCAAGCATTTCCATAAGTTCCAGTTTACTGATGCCGAAACTTTTCGCCGTATCGACGGCCTTTTGCAGATGTTCTTCTGCAAAGCGCAGCTGTTGTTCTCTGATCAGCTCGGTATTTTTACCGGCGACAAAACTTCCTTTTCCGGGAACGGTCTCGATGAACCCGTCACGTTCCAGATCGGTGTATGCCCGTTTCGTGGTGATCACGCTGATCCTCAGCTCTTTTGCAAGAAGACGCATGCTTGGAAGCGGCGACTCCGGCAGAAGCTCCCCGCTGATGATCATAGACCTGATCTGCGTTGTTATCTGCTCATAGATCGGCTTTTCACTCGCATTGCTGATAAGGATCTTCACCTTTTCATACCTGTTCTAATGTGTATAACGTATATACACATTAAGCTTTTGAACAGCTGAGAAACCTGACAGGGAGATTGACCTCTCCCTGCCGAATAACGGATATATTGTAGTTCGTGCGCAGGTCAGAAAATAAAACCCGTCTCCATTTTTCCTCTGTCGGCTGGAGATGGTCCGAGTCCGGAGTGTTTATCAAGTTTCAAACCCTATAATAATGCATCATAGGGGAAGTATGACTTGGGAAGAATAGAGAACGCTAATCAAACCGTCTCAGATGACGGAAGTATTGTTCGCGTCAAACTGCCGAACAAACGAATAAAAGAACAATTTGCACAGGCAGAACTGATGCTTGGATCAAACCACATCAGAGTACGATGCTCAGACGGCGTGACGCGCTTAGGGCGGATCAAAGGAAAGATCAAGAAACGAGTTTGGATTCGTGAAGGCGATATTCTTATCGTTGTTCCTTGGGATTTCCAAGATGAGAAGTGTGATATCATTTATCGATACACAACTCCCCAGGTAGACTGGCTTCGCGGCCACAAATATCTCTAACATTTTTTATTATGACAGACATTCCAGATTTTGATATGATAGCAAAAGCCCACGGGCATACCTGTCCGGGTATTGCGCTGGGTTATAAGATTGCCGTAGTTGCTGCAAAATGGTCAGGAACTGAGACAAACATCAAAGTGCTGTCCCATTCGACACGCTGTCCGCTTGATGCCCTCAAACAGACATTCGATTTACGGACTCACCCTGAGCGGCTCATCGTTGAGGATACGAATACCGTCAGCTTTGTTCTGGAAAAACCGGATGGGAGCAAACTGTTCATTGACGAGATTCCGGGAACAAAAGTCACCAGCGACGAGCTACACACGTTAAAAGGAAAAATCTCAGCAAAAACCGCGACTGAAGAAGAGATCAAACGGCATACTGAGATCCAGAACGAGTTACTCCAGGTCATGCTGAACACACCGGATGAAAAACTGTTCACCATCCGGGAAGAGTAAAAGAGAGATTACTCTCTGTATCTGAGAACATCTGCAACAGATGTTACATCCCAAGCCTCTTTTTTAAAGCCTGATGACGATATTTCCGAGTAAATGGCGGCTGCCGCCGCAAGCCCGGTGTTGCCGCTGAGAGCAAAGAGTCGGTCTGCCGTTTCATCCACCGGATGTGCGATTACTGCTTGAACGGCTTCACGCATCTCCTGATATGCGGTATTGACCGGATGTTGTCTGACAGCGTTTTCGAGTGCTGCCTGGGCCTCAGGATATTTGGATTGACAGATACAGGATCTCGCAAAACCTGCCCATGCTGCCGGGAACCGTTCGTTCATCTTTAATGCAGAGAGATAGGCTTCCGACGAAGCGTCATAATTGCCGGTTTCATACTCCAGCCACCCGAGTTCAGAATGGACGCGGGCACGAACGGTATTGGACGGGTTGGCACGGAGAGCCAGACGGAACATCTGGCGGGCTTCGTCAGGCATGCCAAGCGACATATAGCATGCAGCGATACCGGAACAGACGAGGGATTTTTCATCATCACGGGTCGATCGATCGGTGAGGATATCACAGACAAGCACACGGTCTTCGTGGGGAAGCATCATCAGAACCGGGCTGATGACAGACTGGATGTCACCCCCGGTTTTCCAGGCATTTGTGACCGCCGGGTTAAGTTCACGTGCCACAAGATGCGGAGGATCGCCTCCCATCACCATTACCACAGCTTTTTCTGCAGACGTAGAAGCATACTCTTTTGCTTCGGCGTACAGACCTGCAGCGACTGCTGCCCGGTATTTTTTTCCGGAAGAGTTGATACCGCTTATCGAATCAGACCGATTATACCAGAACATAGCACAGACGGGATCGAATCCGAAATAGGCGGCATCCCCTCTTGCGGTCAGCATTTCTGCCTGTTCACGGACATCCTTTGCCCGGAGGAGGGAATCATCAGGTTTTCCGTCGACATCGAGAGACTCGTTCATCTCAGAGATCCGGGACATTGTCCGGGAAAAGAGCGGTTCCTCTGCACCTTCTTCGCCGATGATCCGTTCAAGGTAGGCATACTCATCCAGATAATTATATTTTTTTCTGGCAGACGAAGCGAGATCAAAGTAGAGCCTGACACGGTCAGCCGAAGGGAGTTCCTCCGCGATCGATGCGATACGAATATAATAATCCCGCATATCCTCTCCCAGATCTTCGCCGACTTCGCAGAGATTTTTCAAACCGACCGCGGTCTGATACGGGCCTTCGTTTCTCGCGAGAAGGAAGGCGCTTTTGTATGCCTCAAAGGCATAATCAACGTCTCCGAACTCGGACAGGATGGCTCCCATCAGTTCAAACGCGGGTTTTTCTACCGGGGTCTGCGGGAAAGCAAGTGTGATGTTTGCATACAGGTCGAGAGCTGCATCATGATTTCCTGAAGCATACAGCCAGTTTGCTGTGGACAATACAGGACCCGGTGTATCAAGGGTCAGAAGCGGGGCAGCAAACTTTGCCCATTCGTCAGGGGTCGTCCGGGGCATATTCAGCCAGATGATCTTCTCTTCACGAGTGAGTGTGGAGAACCAGTCCCCGGCAACGCAGATGATGATATCATAGATGATCTCGGGAGGCAGAGTTTCCGCACCGCCGAGTACTGCAGCATATTCGTCAAGAGGAAAGGAATGCCAGAACGGGCGGCGGCCGACACCGAAA
This window contains:
- a CDS encoding formylmethanofuran dehydrogenase subunit E family protein; translation: MTDIPDFDMIAKAHGHTCPGIALGYKIAVVAAKWSGTETNIKVLSHSTRCPLDALKQTFDLRTHPERLIVEDTNTVSFVLEKPDGSKLFIDEIPGTKVTSDELHTLKGKISAKTATEEEIKRHTEIQNELLQVMLNTPDEKLFTIREE
- a CDS encoding GntR family transcriptional regulator gives rise to the protein MKILISNASEKPIYEQITTQIRSMIISGELLPESPLPSMRLLAKELRISVITTKRAYTDLERDGFIETVPGKGSFVAGKNTELIREQQLRFAEEHLQKAVDTAKSFGISKLELMEMLEIIYNGE
- a CDS encoding ABC transporter ATP-binding protein; the encoded protein is MSDAICVHELCKEYPDFSLKNVSFCLPKGSIMGFIGENGAGKTTTIKTMLGIAKKSSGSVKMFGLDFAEHEKEIKNRIGVVFDECSFHDTLTAGDVSKILGKIYSTWDDPLYLRYLKQFDLPEKKKIKEYSRGMKMKLGIAAALSHHPDLLILDEPTSGLDPVIREEILDIFLEFIQDEEHSILLSSHITSDLDKIADYLTFIHEGKIVLSKSKDEILDDMGILKCSIEEFDALDKTSFLTYRTNQFGCEVLIKDKMRFIARHPEMIVDPVSTESVMVFYARGKAV
- the eif1A gene encoding translation initiation factor eIF-1A is translated as MGRIENANQTVSDDGSIVRVKLPNKRIKEQFAQAELMLGSNHIRVRCSDGVTRLGRIKGKIKKRVWIREGDILIVVPWDFQDEKCDIIYRYTTPQVDWLRGHKYL
- a CDS encoding tetratricopeptide repeat protein; the encoded protein is MRVREGNLTQQYFCDYLTMFAGDAEAKEAGHEEIVLSNLFLHRMSVDGGFHARVLSSILGHESDRSLLLDLFKEVSGEAYTPLPLAEWLKSAYDSAVKNADVKRKTALAALLRSQISGTNMAAEIVSASGSPYPESWWQLKSRRLTVEEIENPDIYFGVGRRPFWHSFPLDEYAAVLGGAETLPPEIIYDIIICVAGDWFSTLTREEKIIWLNMPRTTPDEWAKFAAPLLTLDTPGPVLSTANWLYASGNHDAALDLYANITLAFPQTPVEKPAFELMGAILSEFGDVDYAFEAYKSAFLLARNEGPYQTAVGLKNLCEVGEDLGEDMRDYYIRIASIAEELPSADRVRLYFDLASSARKKYNYLDEYAYLERIIGEEGAEEPLFSRTMSRISEMNESLDVDGKPDDSLLRAKDVREQAEMLTARGDAAYFGFDPVCAMFWYNRSDSISGINSSGKKYRAAVAAGLYAEAKEYASTSAEKAVVMVMGGDPPHLVARELNPAVTNAWKTGGDIQSVISPVLMMLPHEDRVLVCDILTDRSTRDDEKSLVCSGIAACYMSLGMPDEARQMFRLALRANPSNTVRARVHSELGWLEYETGNYDASSEAYLSALKMNERFPAAWAGFARSCICQSKYPEAQAALENAVRQHPVNTAYQEMREAVQAVIAHPVDETADRLFALSGNTGLAAAAAIYSEISSSGFKKEAWDVTSVADVLRYRE
- a CDS encoding ABC-2 transporter permease codes for the protein MKTSSWLSGLMLKDLLNLRPMTKTLVFMFLIFGIVFIPMGNTMTVYFLLMIFAALLPMTSLTMDDMAKWDRYALTMPVTRKDIVTSKYLMTIIFFCVSILISGIIAGVSYYLMPANATPFWFIVLVGALGVFYGSLLFPLLYKFGSEKARYMMFVLMAVIGILLVGWFALFGESLTGNLLIYILITAVVSVAAFIASYFVSVRLYEKKEF
- the mfnA gene encoding tyrosine decarboxylase MfnA, with protein sequence MEEKGCKREEVISFLSGYRAEDLHHDHILSSMCTIPHEIAVSVHELFSGTNLGDPGLFPGTTKIEDLLVHSLGELMHHPGAGGYATSGGTESNLQAIRIAKKLKPEIRNPNIVVPASAHFSFDKTCDMLGLEMRIAPYGENYTVDCDKMAELVDKNTISIAAIAGTTEYGMIDDVERIAKIAIENDLFYHVDAAFGGMVIPFLPNPVPFDFEVPGVSSISLDPHKMGLSTIPCGCLLLRKPEQFGTLNVDTPYLTVKKECTLAGTRPGADVAGAYAVIKLLGREGFRAVVAGCMENTRRLVEGMETFGYTRAVDPVMNVATFEAGPVPEGWIVSHTRAGHLRFVLMPHVTRDVIENFLADVAKIN
- a CDS encoding YkgJ family cysteine cluster protein, with protein sequence MAAAPMQNLKELEEELVLLKKYPKEDLERIIKEIGFSCTCCGKCCTKAFNGHVFLLAEDARRLKTFSPESLMPAPDFPYSDPYGNFYVSGYALKTQENGDCVFLDETKHCKIYDQRFAICRVYPYMLHREPDERGKIDWRQISGLDEHGEYDHLISDQECAEIARQTITYEIAFLEQEIAFHKAVLQKFSDEGVRFVRKDHDLRVRAFLKTGKATVFIWDGSDLVKEDV